In Polaribacter sp. Hel_I_88, the following proteins share a genomic window:
- a CDS encoding MFS transporter — MPKQDPYAALRIKEFNIFLFVRFLLVFGWSMQFIVIEWQVYSITKDPLSLGIIGLMEIIPAFSMALFAGHIVDQREKRNLLALCTGAFSLISLGLFFLTTDTVINSWSTNSVLYAIYGLVFFGGFLRSFFGPTIFSLVALLVPKKIYHNAATWSTSTWKTASVSGALFGGFFIGWLGVDTTLSIVFILVTLSFITLFQIKKKPILNSKIGEPVTESLKAGVKFVFQNKAILGTLTLDMIAVLFGGTVAILSVFAQDILKVGPEGFGLLNASISMGSIVTMLLTTYIPINQNTGRKMLISVFIFGLSIIAFGLSSLFWVSLLALFISGAADGISMVIRQTILQIKTPDDMRGRVSSVNSMFVGSSNELGAFESGLAAKILGPVAAVVFGGTMTLITVVTTAVVSPTIRNLDLTADIEENEKEGV; from the coding sequence ATGCCAAAACAAGATCCTTATGCAGCACTAAGAATAAAGGAATTCAATATTTTTTTATTCGTACGTTTTTTACTAGTTTTTGGCTGGTCCATGCAATTTATTGTGATTGAATGGCAAGTATATTCCATTACAAAAGATCCACTTTCTTTAGGTATTATTGGGTTGATGGAAATTATTCCAGCATTCTCCATGGCATTATTTGCTGGGCATATTGTAGATCAAAGAGAAAAAAGAAATTTATTAGCCTTATGTACAGGTGCTTTTTCTTTGATAAGTTTAGGGTTGTTTTTCTTAACAACAGACACAGTTATCAACAGTTGGTCAACAAATTCGGTTTTATACGCTATTTACGGTTTGGTTTTTTTCGGTGGATTTTTACGATCCTTTTTTGGTCCAACAATTTTTTCTTTAGTGGCATTGTTAGTTCCTAAAAAAATATATCATAATGCTGCAACTTGGAGCACCAGTACTTGGAAAACTGCTTCTGTTTCTGGAGCACTTTTTGGTGGTTTTTTTATTGGTTGGCTTGGTGTTGATACTACACTTTCTATTGTTTTTATTTTGGTAACACTTTCCTTTATTACGTTATTTCAAATTAAGAAAAAACCAATTTTAAATTCAAAAATAGGCGAACCAGTTACAGAAAGTTTAAAAGCTGGTGTAAAATTTGTGTTTCAAAACAAAGCAATTTTAGGAACATTAACCTTAGACATGATTGCTGTTCTTTTTGGTGGAACAGTGGCAATTTTATCGGTATTTGCGCAAGATATTTTAAAAGTTGGCCCAGAAGGTTTTGGATTGTTAAACGCATCAATTTCTATGGGAAGTATTGTAACCATGTTGTTAACAACGTACATTCCTATCAACCAAAATACAGGTAGAAAAATGCTGATATCTGTTTTTATTTTTGGGTTGAGTATTATCGCTTTTGGATTATCATCTCTTTTTTGGGTAAGTTTATTAGCGTTGTTTATAAGTGGAGCAGCAGACGGAATTTCGATGGTAATTCGTCAAACAATTTTGCAGATAAAAACGCCAGATGATATGAGAGGTAGAGTATCTTCAGTAAACTCTATGTTTGTGGGTTCATCAAACGAATTAGGTGCTTTTGAAAGTGGTTTAGCAGCAAAAATTTTAGGGCCAGTTGCAGCTGTTGTTTTTGGTGGAACTATGACATTAATTACTGTGGTTACAACAGCTGTTGTAAGCCCAACAATTCGAAATTTAGACCTTACAGCAGATATTGAAGAAAATGAAAAAGAGGGAGTTTAA
- a CDS encoding outer membrane beta-barrel protein, which yields MKYYFSLLLLIITFSESFSQEKNDFIGFSQSDFYLSGQINYAKTTSENFSQSAFNFQPTVGYFLDNSNALELGLIVGLNEAGDSETNSFGVQTSLIHFFNTENKFSFTLGVGLAYVSTKFDNGFQGDYTSNLFQGAVFPGVNYFVSDNFSLIANLGVLSYVTEKGDFQGAEAVNSFNINLNLSNINFGVLYKF from the coding sequence ATGAAATATTATTTTAGTCTCCTTTTGTTAATTATAACTTTTTCTGAATCTTTTTCTCAAGAAAAAAATGATTTTATTGGTTTCTCACAAAGTGATTTTTACTTAAGTGGCCAAATAAATTATGCGAAAACAACTTCTGAAAACTTTTCTCAATCTGCATTTAATTTTCAACCTACAGTGGGTTATTTTTTAGACAATTCCAATGCTTTAGAATTAGGTTTAATTGTTGGTTTAAATGAAGCTGGAGATTCTGAAACTAATTCTTTTGGGGTTCAAACAAGTTTAATTCATTTTTTTAATACTGAAAATAAGTTTTCATTTACTTTAGGGGTTGGTTTAGCTTATGTTTCTACTAAATTTGATAATGGATTTCAAGGAGATTATACATCTAACTTATTTCAAGGAGCTGTATTTCCTGGAGTAAATTATTTTGTTTCAGATAATTTTTCGTTGATTGCAAATTTAGGAGTACTATCATATGTTACAGAAAAGGGAGATTTTCAAGGAGCAGAAGCTGTAAATTCTTTTAATATAAACTTAAATTTGTCAAACATAAATTTCGGAGTTTTATATAAGTTTTAA
- a CDS encoding DUF547 domain-containing protein, producing the protein MKQFLIGILFLSAFQINAQNKVNYSEVAQDLLQNIMNKKSYDKEVAILAESSLEDLVVELDTDTKKLAFWLNVYNAFIQISLTENPKEYEDRGSFFKKERVKIAGETLSFDDIEHDIMRKSRIKWSWGYLRKYFRPKWERKLRIDGDLEWRIHFALNCGAKSCPPVALFSAENLDKELDFMATEYLNEQTTYNAETKTATSVALFSWFRADFGGLCGVREILAEYKITPEKPKDLEFKNYDWTLLLGNFRTIPKK; encoded by the coding sequence ATGAAACAGTTTTTAATAGGAATTCTTTTTTTATCTGCATTTCAAATCAATGCACAAAATAAGGTAAATTATAGTGAAGTTGCTCAAGATTTGCTTCAAAATATTATGAATAAAAAATCTTATGATAAAGAAGTCGCTATTTTAGCAGAGAGTTCTTTAGAAGATTTGGTAGTAGAATTAGATACAGATACTAAAAAACTAGCTTTTTGGTTGAATGTTTACAACGCATTTATTCAAATTTCTTTAACTGAAAATCCTAAAGAATATGAAGATAGAGGAAGTTTCTTTAAAAAAGAACGTGTAAAAATTGCTGGTGAAACTTTGTCTTTTGATGATATTGAACACGATATTATGCGTAAATCTCGCATTAAATGGAGTTGGGGTTATTTAAGAAAATATTTTAGACCAAAATGGGAACGTAAATTACGTATTGATGGTGATTTGGAATGGCGAATTCATTTTGCATTAAATTGTGGTGCAAAAAGTTGTCCTCCAGTTGCACTATTTTCTGCAGAAAATTTAGATAAAGAACTAGATTTTATGGCAACCGAATATTTAAACGAACAAACCACGTATAATGCTGAAACAAAAACGGCAACATCTGTAGCATTATTTTCTTGGTTTAGAGCAGATTTTGGCGGACTTTGTGGCGTAAGAGAAATTTTAGCTGAATATAAAATTACACCAGAAAAACCAAAAGATCTAGAGTTTAAAAATTATGATTGGACACTACTATTAGGCAATTTTAGAACGATTCCTAAAAAATAA
- a CDS encoding TIGR04283 family arsenosugar biosynthesis glycosyltransferase → MMLSIIIPVYNEQENLSKRLSFLSEQANKFPIEIIISNSPESTDDSNLICEHYSKVTHFIANKKGRAAQMNFGASKAKGDIFLFLHADVILPQDFYQQIIVANKQGNKAGFFAYKFDKKSALLNFNSKFTTKDGLFAGGGDQCQFFKKETFAKLKGFNEEFCIMEDFEMIDKVRKQKIPFKIIQSKAIVSARKYKENSWVKVNLINGYVFLQYKFGVHPTKLRKTYKSLLRERV, encoded by the coding sequence ATGATGTTAAGTATTATTATTCCTGTTTATAATGAGCAAGAAAACCTATCTAAGAGGTTGTCGTTTTTATCTGAACAAGCTAACAAATTTCCTATAGAAATAATTATTTCTAATTCACCAGAGTCTACAGATGATAGCAATTTGATTTGTGAACATTATAGTAAAGTTACTCATTTTATAGCCAATAAAAAAGGAAGAGCAGCTCAAATGAATTTTGGAGCATCAAAAGCAAAAGGAGACATATTTTTATTTTTACATGCAGATGTAATTCTACCACAAGATTTTTATCAACAAATAATAGTAGCTAATAAACAAGGAAATAAAGCTGGTTTTTTTGCTTATAAGTTTGATAAAAAATCTGCACTTTTAAATTTTAACAGCAAGTTTACTACAAAAGATGGTTTATTTGCTGGAGGTGGAGACCAATGCCAATTTTTTAAAAAAGAAACGTTTGCAAAGCTTAAAGGTTTTAACGAAGAATTTTGTATTATGGAAGATTTTGAAATGATAGACAAAGTAAGAAAGCAGAAAATTCCTTTTAAAATTATACAGTCTAAAGCCATTGTAAGTGCCAGAAAATACAAAGAAAATTCTTGGGTAAAAGTTAATTTAATTAATGGCTATGTTTTTTTACAATATAAGTTTGGTGTACACCCAACAAAGTTGAGAAAAACATATAAATCTCTTTTAAGAGAACGTGTTTAA
- a CDS encoding glycerol-3-phosphate dehydrogenase/oxidase, protein MNKFSYFNRQKITTDLQTTEFDLLIIGGGITGAGIALDAASRGMKVALIEKNDFASGTSSKSTKLIHGGLRYLKQFDFWLVKEVGTERAIVHKLAPHLVIPEKMILPLIDGGTYGSWLTSIGLKVYDILASVEGEDKRKMLDKKEALEQEPLLPETILNGAGYYAEYRTDDARLTIEVLKTALNYDAKILNYTEATEFIYKDDRVVGAKVKDTISSDKFAIKAKYVVSAAGPWVDELRQINHSKIGKRLHLTKGVHLVVAHEKLPVKQSVYFDVPDGRMMFAIPRGRVTYFGTTDTNYQKDKDNVNTNLVDATYLISAVNNMFTDINISLDDVQSSWAGLRPLIHEEGKSASELSRKDEIFVSDTELISIAGGKLTGYRKMAERIVDLVGKKYERRFDKEFDEIKTKDIVLSGGTFKNSSEVKSYTDAIQNRIAEVDFDRKDAEYLVHNYGKQTDIILQKFDDLMHDNMQEKMMIAEVWFTIHHEMACTPTDFFMRRTGRLFFDVESINTYKELVFREFQTYFSWDDKTAKKHQKELEEHLKTATTFK, encoded by the coding sequence ATGAACAAATTTTCATACTTCAACAGACAAAAAATAACCACAGATTTACAAACTACCGAATTTGATTTACTAATTATTGGTGGTGGAATTACTGGTGCAGGAATCGCTTTAGATGCTGCTTCTAGAGGTATGAAAGTTGCTTTAATTGAAAAGAATGATTTTGCCTCTGGCACGTCAAGCAAATCCACAAAATTAATTCATGGAGGTTTACGCTATTTAAAACAATTCGATTTTTGGCTGGTAAAAGAAGTAGGTACAGAAAGAGCCATTGTACACAAATTAGCTCCTCATTTGGTAATTCCAGAAAAAATGATTTTACCTTTAATTGATGGAGGAACTTATGGTTCTTGGTTAACCTCAATTGGCTTAAAAGTATACGATATTTTAGCATCTGTAGAAGGTGAAGACAAACGTAAAATGTTGGATAAAAAGGAAGCCTTAGAACAAGAACCTTTGTTGCCAGAAACTATTTTAAATGGCGCTGGTTATTACGCTGAATATAGAACAGATGATGCTCGTTTAACAATTGAAGTTTTAAAAACAGCTTTAAACTATGATGCAAAAATTCTTAATTATACTGAAGCTACAGAATTTATATATAAAGATGATAGAGTTGTCGGTGCCAAAGTAAAAGACACTATTTCTAGTGATAAGTTTGCCATAAAAGCTAAGTATGTTGTGAGTGCTGCTGGCCCATGGGTAGACGAATTACGCCAAATAAACCACTCCAAAATTGGGAAACGTTTACACTTAACAAAAGGAGTCCATTTAGTAGTTGCTCACGAAAAACTGCCTGTAAAACAATCTGTTTATTTTGATGTGCCAGATGGACGAATGATGTTTGCAATTCCTCGTGGACGTGTTACTTATTTTGGAACAACAGATACCAATTATCAAAAAGATAAAGATAATGTAAACACCAATTTAGTAGATGCAACCTATTTAATATCAGCAGTTAATAATATGTTTACAGACATAAATATTTCTTTAGATGATGTGCAAAGTTCTTGGGCTGGTTTGCGTCCTTTAATTCATGAAGAAGGAAAATCGGCAAGTGAATTATCTAGAAAAGATGAGATTTTTGTTTCTGATACAGAACTGATTTCTATTGCTGGTGGAAAATTAACGGGCTACAGAAAAATGGCAGAACGAATCGTAGATTTGGTTGGTAAAAAATATGAACGCAGATTTGACAAAGAATTTGATGAAATAAAAACAAAAGATATTGTACTTTCTGGTGGAACATTTAAAAACTCCTCTGAAGTAAAAAGTTATACAGATGCTATTCAGAATAGAATTGCAGAAGTTGATTTTGATAGAAAAGATGCTGAATATTTAGTGCATAATTATGGAAAACAAACAGACATTATTTTGCAAAAATTCGATGATTTGATGCACGATAATATGCAAGAAAAAATGATGATTGCAGAAGTTTGGTTTACAATTCATCATGAAATGGCTTGCACTCCAACAGACTTTTTTATGCGAAGAACAGGTCGTTTATTCTTTGATGTAGAAAGTATAAATACTTATAAAGAACTTGTATTTCGTGAATTCCAAACCTATTTTTCTTGGGATGACAAAACTGCTAAGAAACATCAGAAAGAATTAGAAGAACACCTAAAAACAGCCACCACTTTTAAGTAA
- a CDS encoding 2OG-Fe(II) oxygenase, with the protein MKTIHNIDKWFSWMDELAAQDYVVIDDFIDNNLYKEIKNFLLKKIDDFDQAGIGALDQNIIKKSIRGDKTYWLNKDRDTELNDFWDLLAETKSTLNRYCYLSLSGDEFHLAHYPSGGFYARHLDQFDGRNNRMISMIIYLNENWQPGDGGQLEILDKNRELQLVDPIAKRCVLFKSDKVPHAVLKSFKDRYSLTGWLLYQPTNLAPILG; encoded by the coding sequence TTGAAAACGATTCACAATATAGACAAATGGTTTTCTTGGATGGACGAACTGGCTGCTCAAGATTACGTAGTTATTGATGATTTTATAGACAATAATCTTTATAAAGAAATTAAAAACTTCCTTCTTAAAAAAATTGATGATTTTGATCAAGCAGGTATTGGTGCTCTTGATCAGAATATTATAAAAAAGTCCATTCGTGGAGACAAAACCTATTGGTTAAATAAAGATCGAGATACTGAATTAAATGATTTCTGGGATTTATTAGCCGAAACAAAAAGTACGTTAAATAGATACTGTTATTTAAGTTTATCTGGTGATGAATTCCATCTAGCACACTATCCATCAGGTGGTTTTTATGCAAGACATTTAGATCAATTTGATGGTAGAAATAACAGAATGATTTCCATGATTATTTATCTTAATGAAAATTGGCAGCCAGGAGATGGTGGTCAATTAGAAATTTTGGATAAAAATAGAGAACTACAATTAGTAGACCCAATTGCAAAACGTTGTGTGTTATTTAAGAGTGATAAAGTACCACATGCAGTTTTAAAATCTTTTAAAGACAGGTATAGTTTAACAGGCTGGTTACTGTATCAACCAACAAATTTAGCGCCAATTTTAGGTTAG
- a CDS encoding pyridoxamine 5'-phosphate oxidase family protein, with product MSKFYTKITSKLHKFIDAQKIFFVATAPNSGRINLSPKGMDSFRVLSENRVLWLNVTGSGNETAAHLLENERITIMFCSFEKAPNILRLYGKGKEIKEGDASWNELIQLFPETPGTRQIFDITIDSAQTSCGMSIPYFEFKGERNDLNNWAAEQGKEGIKKYWTDKNQQSIDGLPTHILE from the coding sequence ATGTCAAAATTCTACACAAAAATTACCTCAAAATTGCATAAATTTATCGATGCTCAAAAAATATTTTTTGTAGCAACTGCACCAAATTCGGGTAGAATAAATTTATCGCCAAAAGGCATGGATTCTTTTAGGGTTCTTTCTGAAAACCGAGTTTTATGGCTTAATGTTACAGGAAGTGGTAATGAAACTGCTGCTCATCTCTTAGAAAATGAACGCATAACCATCATGTTTTGTTCTTTTGAAAAAGCGCCAAACATTTTACGTTTGTATGGAAAAGGGAAAGAAATAAAAGAAGGTGATGCTTCTTGGAACGAACTAATTCAACTATTTCCAGAAACGCCAGGAACGCGTCAAATTTTTGATATTACTATTGATTCTGCTCAAACTTCTTGTGGCATGTCTATTCCCTATTTTGAATTTAAAGGCGAAAGAAACGATTTAAATAATTGGGCTGCAGAACAAGGTAAAGAAGGTATCAAAAAATATTGGACTGATAAAAATCAACAAAGTATTGATGGTTTACCAACACATATTTTAGAATAA
- a CDS encoding nucleotidyltransferase family protein: MVLTKKNKALIKSLCENHSVEKLYLFGSATTKAFSKNSDIDFLVKFRKIDLEKYFDNYITLKEALKNIFKREVDLVEEQTLKNPILINSINKNKELIYG, from the coding sequence ATGGTACTAACAAAAAAAAATAAAGCACTTATCAAATCGCTTTGTGAAAATCACAGTGTTGAAAAACTATATTTATTTGGTTCTGCTACCACAAAAGCTTTTTCAAAAAATAGTGATATTGATTTTTTAGTGAAATTCAGAAAAATAGATCTTGAAAAATATTTTGATAATTATATCACTTTAAAAGAAGCACTAAAAAACATTTTTAAAAGAGAAGTTGATTTGGTTGAAGAACAAACATTAAAAAACCCAATTCTCATTAATTCTATCAACAAAAATAAAGAGTTAATCTATGGATGA
- a CDS encoding DUF86 domain-containing protein yields MDERILKWLYDIKLAMQEIELYFEKVDKNFLEYQKNTMLKRAVERDLEIIGEAVNRILKRDETFIDKITNAKAIIGLRNQVIHSYDNISDENIWSILINHLPKLMKDIDFLINKNQTN; encoded by the coding sequence ATGGATGAAAGAATTCTAAAGTGGCTGTATGATATAAAATTAGCTATGCAAGAAATTGAACTCTATTTTGAAAAAGTTGATAAAAATTTTCTTGAATATCAGAAAAATACGATGCTAAAAAGAGCTGTTGAACGAGATTTAGAAATCATTGGAGAAGCTGTAAATAGAATTTTAAAAAGAGACGAAACTTTTATTGATAAAATAACAAATGCAAAAGCAATTATCGGACTAAGAAATCAAGTTATCCATTCTTATGATAACATATCTGATGAAAATATTTGGTCTATTCTTATTAACCATTTACCAAAATTAATGAAAGATATAGATTTTTTAATCAATAAAAATCAAACTAACTAA
- a CDS encoding Na+/H+ antiporter NhaC family protein: protein MEYGFLSVIPPIIAIILALRTKQVYIALLFGIWFSWLIIEGWNPLTGTLAMIEGMVNVFQSEGNTRTIMFSALVGALLIFIQFSRGVEGFINIINKKLTTLETKKSGYSRVMVQILATVTGILLFVETSISSLTVGTLYRPIFDKLKIPREKLAYIADSSSAPSSILIPFNAWGAFIMGLLLTQGIDKPFSVMIASIKYNFYPLLAILILFIIILSKKDFGLMKKAEKRTLETGELMNEGSKPMVSDEITSFPPKEGIEAKAYNMIVPLLTMVFMMPINLVYTGWNAVKESTSFLDHVSQAIGEGSGSSSVLYAVITAILVAMIMYFIQGIMKPKEAIDLTLKGISELMPLALLMLLAFAIGDACKELETGIYVANATKDWLSPELLPAVVFIISSFIAFSTGTSWGTFAIMLAIAVPMANIHGADITIVVAATLGGGIFGDHCSPISDTSIISSMASASDHIDHVKTQLPYALFGGVITVILYLIIGFFG, encoded by the coding sequence ATGGAATACGGATTTCTATCAGTAATACCACCAATTATTGCCATCATTTTAGCACTAAGAACCAAACAAGTTTATATAGCTTTGTTATTTGGTATTTGGTTTTCTTGGTTAATTATAGAAGGCTGGAACCCATTAACAGGAACTTTGGCCATGATTGAAGGAATGGTAAATGTGTTTCAATCTGAAGGAAATACAAGAACCATTATGTTTAGTGCTTTGGTTGGTGCTTTGCTAATATTTATTCAATTTTCTAGAGGAGTTGAGGGTTTTATCAATATTATCAACAAAAAATTAACAACATTAGAAACCAAAAAATCAGGATATAGTAGAGTAATGGTTCAGATTTTGGCAACTGTAACAGGAATTTTATTATTTGTAGAAACCAGTATTTCTTCTTTAACTGTAGGTACTTTATACAGACCAATTTTCGATAAACTAAAAATACCAAGAGAAAAACTTGCTTACATTGCAGACTCAAGTTCTGCACCATCATCTATCTTAATACCTTTTAATGCTTGGGGCGCTTTTATTATGGGATTGTTGTTAACACAAGGAATTGACAAACCATTTTCTGTGATGATTGCCTCTATCAAATATAACTTTTATCCATTATTAGCCATCTTGATTTTGTTCATCATCATCTTATCAAAAAAAGATTTTGGTTTGATGAAAAAAGCTGAAAAAAGAACCTTAGAAACAGGCGAATTAATGAACGAAGGTTCAAAGCCCATGGTTTCTGATGAAATTACTTCTTTTCCGCCAAAAGAAGGCATTGAAGCCAAGGCTTATAATATGATTGTGCCATTATTAACGATGGTTTTTATGATGCCAATCAACTTAGTTTACACAGGTTGGAATGCTGTAAAAGAATCCACTTCGTTTTTAGATCACGTTTCGCAAGCAATTGGAGAAGGTTCAGGTTCATCATCGGTTTTATATGCAGTAATTACAGCAATTTTGGTAGCAATGATTATGTATTTTATTCAAGGAATTATGAAGCCAAAAGAAGCCATCGATTTAACGTTAAAAGGAATTAGTGAGTTAATGCCTTTGGCTTTATTGATGTTGTTAGCCTTTGCAATTGGTGATGCTTGTAAGGAATTAGAAACAGGAATTTACGTTGCAAACGCTACTAAAGATTGGCTTTCGCCAGAATTATTACCAGCAGTCGTTTTTATCATCAGTTCTTTTATTGCGTTTTCTACAGGAACTTCTTGGGGAACTTTTGCGATTATGTTGGCAATTGCAGTGCCAATGGCAAATATTCATGGAGCAGATATTACAATTGTGGTGGCTGCAACTTTAGGAGGAGGAATTTTCGGAGATCATTGTTCGCCAATTTCAGATACATCTATAATTTCTTCTATGGCTTCAGCCAGCGATCATATAGATCATGTTAAAACACAATTGCCTTATGCTTTATTTGGTGGTGTAATTACTGTTATTTTGTATTTGATTATTGGGTTTTTTGGGTGA
- the pheS gene encoding phenylalanine--tRNA ligase subunit alpha, translating into MLDKVKELIGDVNAFKATTKEEVETFRIKYLGSKGLLKDLFAEFKNVDAELRKDFGQALNKLKTSAETKVAALNESLENAVEEKGIYGDLTRPQEPIELGSRHPISLVRNQIIEVFNRIGFTVSEGPEIEDDWHNFTALNLPEYHPARDMQDTFFIEQNPDILLRTHTSSVQVRYMENNKPPIRTISPGRVFRNEDISARAHCIFHQVEGLYIDTDVSFADLKQTLLYFTKEMFGKSKIRLRPSYFPFTEPSAEVDIYWGLETETDYRITKGTGWLEIMGCGMVDPNVLKNANIDPTKYSGYAFGMGIERIAMLLYQIPDIRMFYENDKRFLEQFKSVI; encoded by the coding sequence ATGTTAGATAAAGTAAAAGAACTTATTGGAGACGTGAATGCTTTTAAAGCAACCACGAAAGAAGAAGTTGAAACTTTTAGAATTAAATATTTAGGAAGCAAAGGATTGTTAAAAGATTTATTTGCTGAGTTTAAAAATGTAGATGCTGAATTGCGTAAAGATTTTGGGCAAGCTTTAAACAAGTTAAAAACTTCTGCTGAAACAAAAGTAGCAGCCTTAAACGAATCTTTAGAAAATGCTGTTGAAGAAAAAGGTATTTATGGCGATTTAACGCGTCCTCAAGAACCTATTGAATTAGGTTCTAGACATCCAATATCATTAGTAAGAAACCAAATTATTGAAGTTTTTAATAGAATTGGTTTTACAGTATCTGAAGGACCAGAAATTGAAGATGATTGGCACAATTTTACTGCACTAAACTTGCCTGAATATCACCCAGCAAGAGACATGCAAGACACGTTTTTTATCGAACAAAATCCTGATATTTTGTTGCGTACACACACCTCTTCTGTGCAAGTACGTTATATGGAAAACAACAAACCACCTATAAGAACAATTTCTCCTGGTCGTGTTTTTAGAAACGAAGATATTTCTGCAAGAGCACACTGTATTTTTCATCAAGTAGAAGGTTTGTATATAGATACTGATGTTTCTTTTGCCGATTTAAAACAAACACTTTTATACTTTACGAAAGAGATGTTTGGGAAATCCAAGATTCGTTTAAGACCTTCTTATTTCCCATTTACAGAGCCAAGTGCAGAAGTAGATATTTACTGGGGATTAGAAACTGAAACCGATTATAGAATTACAAAAGGTACAGGTTGGTTAGAAATTATGGGTTGTGGAATGGTAGATCCAAATGTGTTGAAAAACGCAAACATAGATCCTACAAAATACTCTGGTTACGCTTTTGGAATGGGTATAGAACGTATTGCAATGTTGTTATATCAAATTCCTGATATAAGAATGTTTTACGAAAATGATAAACGCTTTTTAGAACAATTTAAATCAGTTATATAA